One window from the genome of Molothrus ater isolate BHLD 08-10-18 breed brown headed cowbird chromosome 5, BPBGC_Mater_1.1, whole genome shotgun sequence encodes:
- the PFKFB3 gene encoding 6-phosphofructo-2-kinase/fructose-2,6-bisphosphatase 3 isoform X5 → MYIFFVFIPKRSRPRPGNPGVRASPASSRSMPFRKACGPQLANSPTVIVMVGLPARGKTYISKKLTRYLNWIGVPTKVFNVGEYRREAVKHYSSYDFFRPDNEEAMKVRRQCAMAALRDVKLYLTEEAGQIAVFDATNTTRERRGMILNFAKENGFKVFFIESVCNDPNVVATNVMEVKLSSPDYRDCNSTDAMEDFMKRINCYQASYQPLDPDDYDRELSLIKVIDVGRRFLVNRVQDHIQSRIVYYLMNIHVQPRTIYLCRHGESEFNLKGRIGGDSGLSNRGKKFAVALNKFVEEQNLKDLKIWTSQLKRTIQTAEALQLPYEQWKALNEIDAGVCEEMTYEEIREQHPEEFALRDQDKYYYRYPSGESYQDLVQRLEPVIMELERQENVLVICHQAVMRCLLAYFLDKSADEMPYLKCPLHTVLKLTPVAYGCRVESISLNIEAVNTHRDRPEEAKKGPNPLMRRNSVTPLASPEPTKKPRINSLEEHVAVSPALPGCVPQEVPTQMPGQNMNNSQKPS, encoded by the exons CCTGTGGGCCTCAGCTTGCCAATTCCCCCACTGTGATAGTCATGGTTGGCCTCCCAGCCCGTGGCAAGACCTACATCTCCAAGAAGCTGACTCGCTACCTCAACTGGATCGGTGTCCCCACAAAAG TTTTCAACGTTGGGGAGTATCGTCGCGAGGCCGTGAAGCATTACAGCTCCTATGACTTCTTCCGTCCTGACAACGAGGAAGCCATGAAAGTCAGGAG GCAATGTGCCATGGCTGCCCTGAGGGATGTGAAGCTGTACCTGACGGAGGAGGCCGGGCAGATTGCG gtGTTTGATGCCACCAATACCacaagggagaggagagggatgaTCCTAAACTTCGCCAAAGAGAACGGGTTCAAG GTGTTCTTCATCGAATCTGTCTGCAATGATCCCAACGTGGTTGCCACCAACGTTATG GAAGTCAAATTGTCCAGCCCAGATTACCGGGACTGTAATTCCACGGATGCCATGGAGGATTTCATGAAGAGGATCAATTGTTACCAAGCCAGCTACCAGCCCCTGGACCCTGATGACTATGACAG ggaaCTTTCTCTCATCAAAGTCATCGATGTTGGCCGGAGGTTCCTGGTGAACAGGGTCCAGGACCACATCCAGAGCAGGATTGTTTATTACCTGATGAACATCCACGTCCAGCCCCGCACCATCTACCTCTGCCGGCATGGGGAGAGCGAGTTCAACCTCAAGGGCAGGATTGGAGGCGACTCTGGCCTCTCCAACAGGGGCAAGAAg TTTGCAGTGGCACTGAACAAATTTGTGGAAGAGCAGAACCTGAAAGACCTCAAAATTTGGACCAGCCAGCTAAAGAGGACAATCCAAACAGCAGAAGCTCTCCAGCTGCCCTATGAGCAGTGGAAGGCACTCAACGAGATCGATGCC ggtgtgTGTGAAGAAATGACCTATGAAGAAATCAGGGAGCAACACCCAGAGGAATTTGCTCTGCGTGACCAGGATAAATATTACTACCGATATCCTTCGGGGGAG TCCTACCAGGACCTGGTGCAGCGCCTGGAGCCAGTGATCATGGAGCTGGAGAGGCAAGAGAACGTCCTTGTCATCTGCCACCAGGCTGTCATGCGCTGTCTCCTGGCCTATTTCCTGGACAAGAGTGCAG ATGAAATGCCCTACCTGAAATGTCCCCTGCACACAGTGTTGAAGCTGACCCCGGTGGCCTATG GCTGCCGGGTGGAATCCATCTCCCTGAACATTGAAGCAGTCAACACCCACAGAGATCGGCCAGAG GAAGCAAAGAAGGGACCTAACCCGCTCATGAGACGTAATAGCGTTACCCCTCTAGCAAGCCCAGAGCCCACCAAAAAACCTCGCATCAACAGCTTGGAGGAGCATGTGGCtgtttctcctgccctgccaggctgtgttcCTCAGGAAGTGCCCACGCAGATGCCGGGACAA AACATGAACAACTCCCAGAAGCCGTCGTGA
- the PFKFB3 gene encoding 6-phosphofructo-2-kinase/fructose-2,6-bisphosphatase 3 isoform X8, with protein MYIFFVFIPKRSRPRPGNPGVRASPASSRSMPFRKACGPQLANSPTVIVMVGLPARGKTYISKKLTRYLNWIGVPTKVFNVGEYRREAVKHYSSYDFFRPDNEEAMKVRRQCAMAALRDVKLYLTEEAGQIAVFDATNTTRERRGMILNFAKENGFKVFFIESVCNDPNVVATNVMEVKLSSPDYRDCNSTDAMEDFMKRINCYQASYQPLDPDDYDRELSLIKVIDVGRRFLVNRVQDHIQSRIVYYLMNIHVQPRTIYLCRHGESEFNLKGRIGGDSGLSNRGKKFAVALNKFVEEQNLKDLKIWTSQLKRTIQTAEALQLPYEQWKALNEIDAGVCEEMTYEEIREQHPEEFALRDQDKYYYRYPSGESYQDLVQRLEPVIMELERQENVLVICHQAVMRCLLAYFLDKSADEMPYLKCPLHTVLKLTPVAYGCRVESISLNIEAVNTHRDRPEPLLGKACLT; from the exons CCTGTGGGCCTCAGCTTGCCAATTCCCCCACTGTGATAGTCATGGTTGGCCTCCCAGCCCGTGGCAAGACCTACATCTCCAAGAAGCTGACTCGCTACCTCAACTGGATCGGTGTCCCCACAAAAG TTTTCAACGTTGGGGAGTATCGTCGCGAGGCCGTGAAGCATTACAGCTCCTATGACTTCTTCCGTCCTGACAACGAGGAAGCCATGAAAGTCAGGAG GCAATGTGCCATGGCTGCCCTGAGGGATGTGAAGCTGTACCTGACGGAGGAGGCCGGGCAGATTGCG gtGTTTGATGCCACCAATACCacaagggagaggagagggatgaTCCTAAACTTCGCCAAAGAGAACGGGTTCAAG GTGTTCTTCATCGAATCTGTCTGCAATGATCCCAACGTGGTTGCCACCAACGTTATG GAAGTCAAATTGTCCAGCCCAGATTACCGGGACTGTAATTCCACGGATGCCATGGAGGATTTCATGAAGAGGATCAATTGTTACCAAGCCAGCTACCAGCCCCTGGACCCTGATGACTATGACAG ggaaCTTTCTCTCATCAAAGTCATCGATGTTGGCCGGAGGTTCCTGGTGAACAGGGTCCAGGACCACATCCAGAGCAGGATTGTTTATTACCTGATGAACATCCACGTCCAGCCCCGCACCATCTACCTCTGCCGGCATGGGGAGAGCGAGTTCAACCTCAAGGGCAGGATTGGAGGCGACTCTGGCCTCTCCAACAGGGGCAAGAAg TTTGCAGTGGCACTGAACAAATTTGTGGAAGAGCAGAACCTGAAAGACCTCAAAATTTGGACCAGCCAGCTAAAGAGGACAATCCAAACAGCAGAAGCTCTCCAGCTGCCCTATGAGCAGTGGAAGGCACTCAACGAGATCGATGCC ggtgtgTGTGAAGAAATGACCTATGAAGAAATCAGGGAGCAACACCCAGAGGAATTTGCTCTGCGTGACCAGGATAAATATTACTACCGATATCCTTCGGGGGAG TCCTACCAGGACCTGGTGCAGCGCCTGGAGCCAGTGATCATGGAGCTGGAGAGGCAAGAGAACGTCCTTGTCATCTGCCACCAGGCTGTCATGCGCTGTCTCCTGGCCTATTTCCTGGACAAGAGTGCAG ATGAAATGCCCTACCTGAAATGTCCCCTGCACACAGTGTTGAAGCTGACCCCGGTGGCCTATG GCTGCCGGGTGGAATCCATCTCCCTGAACATTGAAGCAGTCAACACCCACAGAGATCGGCCAGAG ccttTACTAGGGAAGGCATGCCT AACATGA
- the PFKFB3 gene encoding 6-phosphofructo-2-kinase/fructose-2,6-bisphosphatase 3 isoform X3, with the protein MPMELTQSRIQKIWLPNDNRPALPRRSCGPQLANSPTVIVMVGLPARGKTYISKKLTRYLNWIGVPTKVFNVGEYRREAVKHYSSYDFFRPDNEEAMKVRRQCAMAALRDVKLYLTEEAGQIAVFDATNTTRERRGMILNFAKENGFKVFFIESVCNDPNVVATNVMEVKLSSPDYRDCNSTDAMEDFMKRINCYQASYQPLDPDDYDRELSLIKVIDVGRRFLVNRVQDHIQSRIVYYLMNIHVQPRTIYLCRHGESEFNLKGRIGGDSGLSNRGKKFAVALNKFVEEQNLKDLKIWTSQLKRTIQTAEALQLPYEQWKALNEIDAGVCEEMTYEEIREQHPEEFALRDQDKYYYRYPSGESYQDLVQRLEPVIMELERQENVLVICHQAVMRCLLAYFLDKSADEMPYLKCPLHTVLKLTPVAYGCRVESISLNIEAVNTHRDRPEEAKKGPNPLMRRNSVTPLASPEPTKKPRINSLEEHVAVSPALPGCVPQEVPTQMPGQPLLGKACLRPVCHFLKVFSLLIFPRT; encoded by the exons CCTGTGGGCCTCAGCTTGCCAATTCCCCCACTGTGATAGTCATGGTTGGCCTCCCAGCCCGTGGCAAGACCTACATCTCCAAGAAGCTGACTCGCTACCTCAACTGGATCGGTGTCCCCACAAAAG TTTTCAACGTTGGGGAGTATCGTCGCGAGGCCGTGAAGCATTACAGCTCCTATGACTTCTTCCGTCCTGACAACGAGGAAGCCATGAAAGTCAGGAG GCAATGTGCCATGGCTGCCCTGAGGGATGTGAAGCTGTACCTGACGGAGGAGGCCGGGCAGATTGCG gtGTTTGATGCCACCAATACCacaagggagaggagagggatgaTCCTAAACTTCGCCAAAGAGAACGGGTTCAAG GTGTTCTTCATCGAATCTGTCTGCAATGATCCCAACGTGGTTGCCACCAACGTTATG GAAGTCAAATTGTCCAGCCCAGATTACCGGGACTGTAATTCCACGGATGCCATGGAGGATTTCATGAAGAGGATCAATTGTTACCAAGCCAGCTACCAGCCCCTGGACCCTGATGACTATGACAG ggaaCTTTCTCTCATCAAAGTCATCGATGTTGGCCGGAGGTTCCTGGTGAACAGGGTCCAGGACCACATCCAGAGCAGGATTGTTTATTACCTGATGAACATCCACGTCCAGCCCCGCACCATCTACCTCTGCCGGCATGGGGAGAGCGAGTTCAACCTCAAGGGCAGGATTGGAGGCGACTCTGGCCTCTCCAACAGGGGCAAGAAg TTTGCAGTGGCACTGAACAAATTTGTGGAAGAGCAGAACCTGAAAGACCTCAAAATTTGGACCAGCCAGCTAAAGAGGACAATCCAAACAGCAGAAGCTCTCCAGCTGCCCTATGAGCAGTGGAAGGCACTCAACGAGATCGATGCC ggtgtgTGTGAAGAAATGACCTATGAAGAAATCAGGGAGCAACACCCAGAGGAATTTGCTCTGCGTGACCAGGATAAATATTACTACCGATATCCTTCGGGGGAG TCCTACCAGGACCTGGTGCAGCGCCTGGAGCCAGTGATCATGGAGCTGGAGAGGCAAGAGAACGTCCTTGTCATCTGCCACCAGGCTGTCATGCGCTGTCTCCTGGCCTATTTCCTGGACAAGAGTGCAG ATGAAATGCCCTACCTGAAATGTCCCCTGCACACAGTGTTGAAGCTGACCCCGGTGGCCTATG GCTGCCGGGTGGAATCCATCTCCCTGAACATTGAAGCAGTCAACACCCACAGAGATCGGCCAGAG GAAGCAAAGAAGGGACCTAACCCGCTCATGAGACGTAATAGCGTTACCCCTCTAGCAAGCCCAGAGCCCACCAAAAAACCTCGCATCAACAGCTTGGAGGAGCATGTGGCtgtttctcctgccctgccaggctgtgttcCTCAGGAAGTGCCCACGCAGATGCCGGGACAA ccttTACTAGGGAAGGCATGCCT AAGACCCGTTTGTCACTTTCTCAAAGTTTTCTCTTTGCTAATATTTCCAAG AACATGA
- the PFKFB3 gene encoding 6-phosphofructo-2-kinase/fructose-2,6-bisphosphatase 3 isoform X1, producing MYIFFVFIPKRSRPRPGNPGVRASPASSRSMPFRKACGPQLANSPTVIVMVGLPARGKTYISKKLTRYLNWIGVPTKVFNVGEYRREAVKHYSSYDFFRPDNEEAMKVRRQCAMAALRDVKLYLTEEAGQIAVFDATNTTRERRGMILNFAKENGFKVFFIESVCNDPNVVATNVMEVKLSSPDYRDCNSTDAMEDFMKRINCYQASYQPLDPDDYDRELSLIKVIDVGRRFLVNRVQDHIQSRIVYYLMNIHVQPRTIYLCRHGESEFNLKGRIGGDSGLSNRGKKFAVALNKFVEEQNLKDLKIWTSQLKRTIQTAEALQLPYEQWKALNEIDAGVCEEMTYEEIREQHPEEFALRDQDKYYYRYPSGESYQDLVQRLEPVIMELERQENVLVICHQAVMRCLLAYFLDKSADEMPYLKCPLHTVLKLTPVAYGCRVESISLNIEAVNTHRDRPEEAKKGPNPLMRRNSVTPLASPEPTKKPRINSLEEHVAVSPALPGCVPQEVPTQMPGQPLLGKACLRPVCHFLKVFSLLIFPRT from the exons CCTGTGGGCCTCAGCTTGCCAATTCCCCCACTGTGATAGTCATGGTTGGCCTCCCAGCCCGTGGCAAGACCTACATCTCCAAGAAGCTGACTCGCTACCTCAACTGGATCGGTGTCCCCACAAAAG TTTTCAACGTTGGGGAGTATCGTCGCGAGGCCGTGAAGCATTACAGCTCCTATGACTTCTTCCGTCCTGACAACGAGGAAGCCATGAAAGTCAGGAG GCAATGTGCCATGGCTGCCCTGAGGGATGTGAAGCTGTACCTGACGGAGGAGGCCGGGCAGATTGCG gtGTTTGATGCCACCAATACCacaagggagaggagagggatgaTCCTAAACTTCGCCAAAGAGAACGGGTTCAAG GTGTTCTTCATCGAATCTGTCTGCAATGATCCCAACGTGGTTGCCACCAACGTTATG GAAGTCAAATTGTCCAGCCCAGATTACCGGGACTGTAATTCCACGGATGCCATGGAGGATTTCATGAAGAGGATCAATTGTTACCAAGCCAGCTACCAGCCCCTGGACCCTGATGACTATGACAG ggaaCTTTCTCTCATCAAAGTCATCGATGTTGGCCGGAGGTTCCTGGTGAACAGGGTCCAGGACCACATCCAGAGCAGGATTGTTTATTACCTGATGAACATCCACGTCCAGCCCCGCACCATCTACCTCTGCCGGCATGGGGAGAGCGAGTTCAACCTCAAGGGCAGGATTGGAGGCGACTCTGGCCTCTCCAACAGGGGCAAGAAg TTTGCAGTGGCACTGAACAAATTTGTGGAAGAGCAGAACCTGAAAGACCTCAAAATTTGGACCAGCCAGCTAAAGAGGACAATCCAAACAGCAGAAGCTCTCCAGCTGCCCTATGAGCAGTGGAAGGCACTCAACGAGATCGATGCC ggtgtgTGTGAAGAAATGACCTATGAAGAAATCAGGGAGCAACACCCAGAGGAATTTGCTCTGCGTGACCAGGATAAATATTACTACCGATATCCTTCGGGGGAG TCCTACCAGGACCTGGTGCAGCGCCTGGAGCCAGTGATCATGGAGCTGGAGAGGCAAGAGAACGTCCTTGTCATCTGCCACCAGGCTGTCATGCGCTGTCTCCTGGCCTATTTCCTGGACAAGAGTGCAG ATGAAATGCCCTACCTGAAATGTCCCCTGCACACAGTGTTGAAGCTGACCCCGGTGGCCTATG GCTGCCGGGTGGAATCCATCTCCCTGAACATTGAAGCAGTCAACACCCACAGAGATCGGCCAGAG GAAGCAAAGAAGGGACCTAACCCGCTCATGAGACGTAATAGCGTTACCCCTCTAGCAAGCCCAGAGCCCACCAAAAAACCTCGCATCAACAGCTTGGAGGAGCATGTGGCtgtttctcctgccctgccaggctgtgttcCTCAGGAAGTGCCCACGCAGATGCCGGGACAA ccttTACTAGGGAAGGCATGCCT AAGACCCGTTTGTCACTTTCTCAAAGTTTTCTCTTTGCTAATATTTCCAAG AACATGA
- the PFKFB3 gene encoding 6-phosphofructo-2-kinase/fructose-2,6-bisphosphatase 3 isoform X6, which translates to MYIFFVFIPKRSRPRPGNPGVRASPASSRSMPFRKACGPQLANSPTVIVMVGLPARGKTYISKKLTRYLNWIGVPTKVFNVGEYRREAVKHYSSYDFFRPDNEEAMKVRRQCAMAALRDVKLYLTEEAGQIAVFDATNTTRERRGMILNFAKENGFKVFFIESVCNDPNVVATNVMEVKLSSPDYRDCNSTDAMEDFMKRINCYQASYQPLDPDDYDRELSLIKVIDVGRRFLVNRVQDHIQSRIVYYLMNIHVQPRTIYLCRHGESEFNLKGRIGGDSGLSNRGKKFAVALNKFVEEQNLKDLKIWTSQLKRTIQTAEALQLPYEQWKALNEIDAGVCEEMTYEEIREQHPEEFALRDQDKYYYRYPSGESYQDLVQRLEPVIMELERQENVLVICHQAVMRCLLAYFLDKSADEMPYLKCPLHTVLKLTPVAYGCRVESISLNIEAVNTHRDRPEPLLGKACLRPVCHFLKVFSLLIFPRT; encoded by the exons CCTGTGGGCCTCAGCTTGCCAATTCCCCCACTGTGATAGTCATGGTTGGCCTCCCAGCCCGTGGCAAGACCTACATCTCCAAGAAGCTGACTCGCTACCTCAACTGGATCGGTGTCCCCACAAAAG TTTTCAACGTTGGGGAGTATCGTCGCGAGGCCGTGAAGCATTACAGCTCCTATGACTTCTTCCGTCCTGACAACGAGGAAGCCATGAAAGTCAGGAG GCAATGTGCCATGGCTGCCCTGAGGGATGTGAAGCTGTACCTGACGGAGGAGGCCGGGCAGATTGCG gtGTTTGATGCCACCAATACCacaagggagaggagagggatgaTCCTAAACTTCGCCAAAGAGAACGGGTTCAAG GTGTTCTTCATCGAATCTGTCTGCAATGATCCCAACGTGGTTGCCACCAACGTTATG GAAGTCAAATTGTCCAGCCCAGATTACCGGGACTGTAATTCCACGGATGCCATGGAGGATTTCATGAAGAGGATCAATTGTTACCAAGCCAGCTACCAGCCCCTGGACCCTGATGACTATGACAG ggaaCTTTCTCTCATCAAAGTCATCGATGTTGGCCGGAGGTTCCTGGTGAACAGGGTCCAGGACCACATCCAGAGCAGGATTGTTTATTACCTGATGAACATCCACGTCCAGCCCCGCACCATCTACCTCTGCCGGCATGGGGAGAGCGAGTTCAACCTCAAGGGCAGGATTGGAGGCGACTCTGGCCTCTCCAACAGGGGCAAGAAg TTTGCAGTGGCACTGAACAAATTTGTGGAAGAGCAGAACCTGAAAGACCTCAAAATTTGGACCAGCCAGCTAAAGAGGACAATCCAAACAGCAGAAGCTCTCCAGCTGCCCTATGAGCAGTGGAAGGCACTCAACGAGATCGATGCC ggtgtgTGTGAAGAAATGACCTATGAAGAAATCAGGGAGCAACACCCAGAGGAATTTGCTCTGCGTGACCAGGATAAATATTACTACCGATATCCTTCGGGGGAG TCCTACCAGGACCTGGTGCAGCGCCTGGAGCCAGTGATCATGGAGCTGGAGAGGCAAGAGAACGTCCTTGTCATCTGCCACCAGGCTGTCATGCGCTGTCTCCTGGCCTATTTCCTGGACAAGAGTGCAG ATGAAATGCCCTACCTGAAATGTCCCCTGCACACAGTGTTGAAGCTGACCCCGGTGGCCTATG GCTGCCGGGTGGAATCCATCTCCCTGAACATTGAAGCAGTCAACACCCACAGAGATCGGCCAGAG ccttTACTAGGGAAGGCATGCCT AAGACCCGTTTGTCACTTTCTCAAAGTTTTCTCTTTGCTAATATTTCCAAG AACATGA
- the PFKFB3 gene encoding 6-phosphofructo-2-kinase/fructose-2,6-bisphosphatase 3 isoform X7, translating into MYIFFVFIPKRSRPRPGNPGVRASPASSRSMPFRKACGPQLANSPTVIVMVGLPARGKTYISKKLTRYLNWIGVPTKVFNVGEYRREAVKHYSSYDFFRPDNEEAMKVRRQCAMAALRDVKLYLTEEAGQIAVFDATNTTRERRGMILNFAKENGFKVFFIESVCNDPNVVATNVMEVKLSSPDYRDCNSTDAMEDFMKRINCYQASYQPLDPDDYDRELSLIKVIDVGRRFLVNRVQDHIQSRIVYYLMNIHVQPRTIYLCRHGESEFNLKGRIGGDSGLSNRGKKFAVALNKFVEEQNLKDLKIWTSQLKRTIQTAEALQLPYEQWKALNEIDAGVCEEMTYEEIREQHPEEFALRDQDKYYYRYPSGESYQDLVQRLEPVIMELERQENVLVICHQAVMRCLLAYFLDKSADEMPYLKCPLHTVLKLTPVAYGCRVESISLNIEAVNTHRDRPEPLLGKACLPVCHFLKVFSLLIFPRT; encoded by the exons CCTGTGGGCCTCAGCTTGCCAATTCCCCCACTGTGATAGTCATGGTTGGCCTCCCAGCCCGTGGCAAGACCTACATCTCCAAGAAGCTGACTCGCTACCTCAACTGGATCGGTGTCCCCACAAAAG TTTTCAACGTTGGGGAGTATCGTCGCGAGGCCGTGAAGCATTACAGCTCCTATGACTTCTTCCGTCCTGACAACGAGGAAGCCATGAAAGTCAGGAG GCAATGTGCCATGGCTGCCCTGAGGGATGTGAAGCTGTACCTGACGGAGGAGGCCGGGCAGATTGCG gtGTTTGATGCCACCAATACCacaagggagaggagagggatgaTCCTAAACTTCGCCAAAGAGAACGGGTTCAAG GTGTTCTTCATCGAATCTGTCTGCAATGATCCCAACGTGGTTGCCACCAACGTTATG GAAGTCAAATTGTCCAGCCCAGATTACCGGGACTGTAATTCCACGGATGCCATGGAGGATTTCATGAAGAGGATCAATTGTTACCAAGCCAGCTACCAGCCCCTGGACCCTGATGACTATGACAG ggaaCTTTCTCTCATCAAAGTCATCGATGTTGGCCGGAGGTTCCTGGTGAACAGGGTCCAGGACCACATCCAGAGCAGGATTGTTTATTACCTGATGAACATCCACGTCCAGCCCCGCACCATCTACCTCTGCCGGCATGGGGAGAGCGAGTTCAACCTCAAGGGCAGGATTGGAGGCGACTCTGGCCTCTCCAACAGGGGCAAGAAg TTTGCAGTGGCACTGAACAAATTTGTGGAAGAGCAGAACCTGAAAGACCTCAAAATTTGGACCAGCCAGCTAAAGAGGACAATCCAAACAGCAGAAGCTCTCCAGCTGCCCTATGAGCAGTGGAAGGCACTCAACGAGATCGATGCC ggtgtgTGTGAAGAAATGACCTATGAAGAAATCAGGGAGCAACACCCAGAGGAATTTGCTCTGCGTGACCAGGATAAATATTACTACCGATATCCTTCGGGGGAG TCCTACCAGGACCTGGTGCAGCGCCTGGAGCCAGTGATCATGGAGCTGGAGAGGCAAGAGAACGTCCTTGTCATCTGCCACCAGGCTGTCATGCGCTGTCTCCTGGCCTATTTCCTGGACAAGAGTGCAG ATGAAATGCCCTACCTGAAATGTCCCCTGCACACAGTGTTGAAGCTGACCCCGGTGGCCTATG GCTGCCGGGTGGAATCCATCTCCCTGAACATTGAAGCAGTCAACACCCACAGAGATCGGCCAGAG ccttTACTAGGGAAGGCATGCCT ACCCGTTTGTCACTTTCTCAAAGTTTTCTCTTTGCTAATATTTCCAAG AACATGA
- the PFKFB3 gene encoding 6-phosphofructo-2-kinase/fructose-2,6-bisphosphatase 3 isoform X9, which translates to MPMELTQSRIQKIWLPNDNRPALPRRSCGPQLANSPTVIVMVGLPARGKTYISKKLTRYLNWIGVPTKVFNVGEYRREAVKHYSSYDFFRPDNEEAMKVRRQCAMAALRDVKLYLTEEAGQIAVFDATNTTRERRGMILNFAKENGFKVFFIESVCNDPNVVATNVMEVKLSSPDYRDCNSTDAMEDFMKRINCYQASYQPLDPDDYDRELSLIKVIDVGRRFLVNRVQDHIQSRIVYYLMNIHVQPRTIYLCRHGESEFNLKGRIGGDSGLSNRGKKFAVALNKFVEEQNLKDLKIWTSQLKRTIQTAEALQLPYEQWKALNEIDAGVCEEMTYEEIREQHPEEFALRDQDKYYYRYPSGESYQDLVQRLEPVIMELERQENVLVICHQAVMRCLLAYFLDKSADEMPYLKCPLHTVLKLTPVAYGCRVESISLNIEAVNTHRDRPEEAKKGPNPLMRRNSVTPLASPEPTKKPRINSLEEHVAVSPALPGCVPQEVPTQMPGQNMNNSQKPS; encoded by the exons CCTGTGGGCCTCAGCTTGCCAATTCCCCCACTGTGATAGTCATGGTTGGCCTCCCAGCCCGTGGCAAGACCTACATCTCCAAGAAGCTGACTCGCTACCTCAACTGGATCGGTGTCCCCACAAAAG TTTTCAACGTTGGGGAGTATCGTCGCGAGGCCGTGAAGCATTACAGCTCCTATGACTTCTTCCGTCCTGACAACGAGGAAGCCATGAAAGTCAGGAG GCAATGTGCCATGGCTGCCCTGAGGGATGTGAAGCTGTACCTGACGGAGGAGGCCGGGCAGATTGCG gtGTTTGATGCCACCAATACCacaagggagaggagagggatgaTCCTAAACTTCGCCAAAGAGAACGGGTTCAAG GTGTTCTTCATCGAATCTGTCTGCAATGATCCCAACGTGGTTGCCACCAACGTTATG GAAGTCAAATTGTCCAGCCCAGATTACCGGGACTGTAATTCCACGGATGCCATGGAGGATTTCATGAAGAGGATCAATTGTTACCAAGCCAGCTACCAGCCCCTGGACCCTGATGACTATGACAG ggaaCTTTCTCTCATCAAAGTCATCGATGTTGGCCGGAGGTTCCTGGTGAACAGGGTCCAGGACCACATCCAGAGCAGGATTGTTTATTACCTGATGAACATCCACGTCCAGCCCCGCACCATCTACCTCTGCCGGCATGGGGAGAGCGAGTTCAACCTCAAGGGCAGGATTGGAGGCGACTCTGGCCTCTCCAACAGGGGCAAGAAg TTTGCAGTGGCACTGAACAAATTTGTGGAAGAGCAGAACCTGAAAGACCTCAAAATTTGGACCAGCCAGCTAAAGAGGACAATCCAAACAGCAGAAGCTCTCCAGCTGCCCTATGAGCAGTGGAAGGCACTCAACGAGATCGATGCC ggtgtgTGTGAAGAAATGACCTATGAAGAAATCAGGGAGCAACACCCAGAGGAATTTGCTCTGCGTGACCAGGATAAATATTACTACCGATATCCTTCGGGGGAG TCCTACCAGGACCTGGTGCAGCGCCTGGAGCCAGTGATCATGGAGCTGGAGAGGCAAGAGAACGTCCTTGTCATCTGCCACCAGGCTGTCATGCGCTGTCTCCTGGCCTATTTCCTGGACAAGAGTGCAG ATGAAATGCCCTACCTGAAATGTCCCCTGCACACAGTGTTGAAGCTGACCCCGGTGGCCTATG GCTGCCGGGTGGAATCCATCTCCCTGAACATTGAAGCAGTCAACACCCACAGAGATCGGCCAGAG GAAGCAAAGAAGGGACCTAACCCGCTCATGAGACGTAATAGCGTTACCCCTCTAGCAAGCCCAGAGCCCACCAAAAAACCTCGCATCAACAGCTTGGAGGAGCATGTGGCtgtttctcctgccctgccaggctgtgttcCTCAGGAAGTGCCCACGCAGATGCCGGGACAA AACATGAACAACTCCCAGAAGCCGTCGTGA